One Bacillota bacterium genomic window carries:
- a CDS encoding TrkH family potassium uptake protein, with translation MSASDRGFLFMGIGMTLLGRIRNIRLNPAQFLVAGFALVIFIGSILLSLPAASADGSRLRYLDALFTATSATCVTGLVVVDTGLQFSLFGELVILVLIQVGGLGFMSMATLIALALGRRITLRGRLFLQESLNQFSMAGLIRLTRHIALTTLVLEAIGAVILAIRFSSRLPAGQAAYYGIFHAVSAFCNAGFDLFGPVSGAFSSITSWATDAVVVLTMAALIIAGGLGFPVIVELSGRRHANSHRVSLHTRLVLTVTVFLLTLGTLVILGLEFANPSTMGHMDAGNRLLAAFFQALTPRTAGFNTVDTASLRPATLFFVMILMFIGASPSSTGGGIKTSTFGVLISTISSTIRGYDEVEMYERRIPRDLSQKASTIASIALALVAVVTMLLSITESATFLEVMFEAMSAFGTVGLSTGITPRLSDFGRILIIMTMFMGRLGPLTVVVALAQRKKIVANVHLAEERVMIG, from the coding sequence TTGAGTGCGTCCGATAGGGGGTTCCTGTTCATGGGCATTGGCATGACCCTGCTAGGCAGGATTCGCAACATTAGGCTCAATCCAGCCCAGTTCCTCGTGGCAGGTTTCGCCCTGGTCATCTTCATAGGATCCATCCTTCTCTCTCTGCCGGCCGCTTCCGCGGACGGCTCGAGACTCCGCTACCTGGACGCGCTTTTCACCGCCACGTCCGCCACTTGCGTGACAGGCCTCGTGGTGGTAGACACTGGCCTTCAGTTCTCGCTCTTTGGAGAACTAGTCATTCTCGTCCTGATACAGGTGGGTGGCCTGGGCTTCATGTCCATGGCCACCCTGATCGCGCTCGCCCTCGGAAGGCGCATAACCCTCCGCGGAAGGCTCTTCCTGCAGGAGTCCCTCAACCAGTTCAGCATGGCTGGGCTGATCCGGCTCACGAGGCACATAGCCCTCACCACTCTGGTGCTTGAAGCCATAGGGGCCGTGATTCTAGCCATCAGGTTCTCGTCGCGGCTGCCCGCCGGACAAGCAGCTTACTACGGCATATTCCATGCAGTCTCCGCATTCTGCAACGCAGGGTTCGATCTCTTCGGACCGGTTTCTGGGGCGTTCTCGTCCATCACCTCGTGGGCCACAGACGCGGTAGTCGTTCTGACCATGGCGGCACTGATCATAGCCGGGGGCTTGGGCTTCCCCGTGATCGTGGAGCTCTCCGGCCGTCGGCATGCCAACTCGCACCGGGTTTCCCTCCACACCAGGCTGGTGCTGACCGTCACCGTCTTCCTCTTGACGCTCGGGACCCTCGTGATACTGGGTCTCGAGTTCGCGAACCCAAGCACCATGGGACACATGGACGCCGGAAATAGATTGCTCGCAGCGTTCTTCCAAGCTCTCACACCGAGGACCGCTGGATTCAACACCGTAGACACAGCGAGCCTCCGGCCAGCCACCTTGTTCTTCGTAATGATCCTCATGTTCATCGGAGCCTCTCCGAGTTCCACTGGAGGTGGAATCAAGACCTCGACGTTCGGTGTGCTCATCTCCACCATATCCTCTACCATCCGTGGATATGATGAAGTGGAGATGTACGAGAGGCGCATACCCAGGGATCTCAGCCAAAAGGCATCAACCATAGCATCCATTGCACTCGCTCTGGTGGCTGTGGTGACGATGCTTCTTTCCATCACAGAGAGCGCAACCTTTCTCGAAGTCATGTTCGAGGCCATGTCCGCCTTCGGGACTGTGGGTCTGTCAACCGGTATAACACCTCGACTGTCAGACTTTGGTCGCATCCTGATAATCATGACCATGTTCATGGGACGACTCGGGCCGCTCACTGTGGTGGTTGCTCTGGCGCAGCGAAAGAAGATTGTTGCCAATGTCCATCTCGCTGAAGAGAGGGTTATGATCGGATGA
- a CDS encoding TetR/AcrR family transcriptional regulator — protein sequence MPTQTFFNLPEAKRDRIVQIGMEELARNTYAQASVTRIVRLAGIAKGSVYQYFEDKKDLYFYLVTGAGQAKLDFISKHAPKLDWNDFYGSYAKLMLTGARFDIDQPLESRIPTGALESPFK from the coding sequence ATGCCGACTCAGACGTTCTTCAACCTGCCTGAGGCGAAGCGTGACAGGATCGTTCAAATAGGCATGGAGGAACTCGCGCGAAACACGTACGCTCAGGCATCGGTCACTCGGATCGTGAGGCTCGCTGGTATTGCCAAGGGCAGTGTGTACCAGTACTTCGAGGACAAGAAAGACCTCTACTTCTACCTCGTGACTGGGGCGGGCCAGGCGAAGCTGGATTTCATCTCAAAGCACGCCCCCAAGCTCGACTGGAACGATTTCTACGGAAGCTATGCCAAATTGATGTTGACCGGGGCCAGATTCGACATCGACCAACCCCTTGAGAGCAGGATCCCGACAGGGGCGCTTGAGAGCCCTTTCAAATAG
- a CDS encoding ABC transporter permease: MFSVVLNFAVPAQVKVGAVEYVVDLTEGQLIAGFFRSQGQDASLLRSEQELLEIMEQNPRALGIVFSGGPEDPKATIYRQGYEPDPAILALRAVVARVWSDAGGLGMPEAHENIFLRPESVKPPFNKSLVPLVLATEMVFLGFLFVAVMMFQGKAEGGVRAFRVSPSTTLTYVGSKVAANVIMAVVYGLLVLVFTIGLHPNLPRVMLVVAATRAVMTSLGLVVGTFFGGISDFIYPAILMMLAMGLPVRSYFFPSFRPAWFPLTPSYQLMFTARELLFPTGKVGFCLPLALTLAAQAALAFGLAWFAVDRRLMKEGR; encoded by the coding sequence GTGTTCAGTGTGGTCCTGAACTTCGCTGTGCCTGCCCAGGTGAAAGTTGGGGCAGTGGAGTACGTGGTCGATCTGACAGAGGGGCAGTTGATCGCGGGGTTCTTTCGGAGCCAGGGTCAGGATGCGAGCTTGCTCCGATCCGAGCAGGAGCTGCTGGAGATCATGGAACAGAACCCGCGCGCGCTCGGGATCGTGTTCTCCGGCGGCCCAGAGGACCCGAAGGCCACCATATACAGGCAGGGATACGAGCCTGACCCGGCCATACTCGCCCTGCGGGCGGTGGTGGCCCGGGTGTGGAGCGATGCCGGAGGGCTTGGGATGCCAGAAGCTCACGAAAACATCTTCCTTCGGCCGGAGAGCGTGAAGCCTCCTTTCAACAAGAGCCTTGTGCCTCTAGTCCTCGCAACGGAAATGGTGTTCCTGGGGTTCCTGTTTGTTGCAGTCATGATGTTCCAGGGGAAGGCGGAGGGCGGAGTCCGCGCATTTCGGGTCAGCCCCTCCACCACACTGACCTATGTTGGGTCCAAAGTTGCGGCGAATGTGATAATGGCGGTCGTGTACGGGCTTCTCGTTCTTGTGTTCACAATCGGACTCCATCCGAACCTGCCCAGGGTCATGCTGGTGGTAGCGGCAACACGCGCTGTCATGACGTCTCTTGGTCTCGTGGTGGGGACGTTCTTTGGGGGGATCTCCGACTTCATCTACCCGGCGATCCTCATGATGCTGGCGATGGGCCTGCCGGTGAGATCATACTTCTTCCCCTCGTTCAGGCCCGCGTGGTTCCCGCTGACGCCTTCATACCAGTTGATGTTCACTGCGCGGGAGCTTCTGTTCCCAACAGGCAAGGTAGGTTTCTGCCTACCTCTTGCCCTGACCCTGGCGGCACAGGCCGCGCTTGCCTTTGGGCTTGCGTGGTTTGCGGTGGACCGCCGACTGATGAAGGAGGGCCGCTGA
- a CDS encoding ATP-binding cassette domain-containing protein yields the protein MIDVKNLTFTYPRASSPAVRDVSFEIPLGQIFGFLGPSGAGKSTAQSIMTGLLQVQKGSVKYEGKDVASLGWQWCSVWS from the coding sequence ATGATCGACGTAAAGAACCTGACATTCACCTATCCACGCGCGAGCTCCCCTGCTGTGCGGGACGTCAGTTTCGAGATTCCCCTAGGGCAGATCTTTGGGTTTCTCGGCCCGAGTGGAGCCGGGAAGAGCACTGCGCAGAGCATCATGACTGGGCTGCTGCAGGTGCAAAAGGGCAGTGTCAAGTACGAGGGCAAGGACGTCGCCAGCTTGGGCTGGCAGTGGTGTTCAGTGTGGTCCTGA
- a CDS encoding histidine phosphatase family protein: MRVYVVRHGETGWNREEVFRGRADIPLDDTGLAQAEATGRALASVGLTAVYSSPLSRALQTAEAIASFHGLDVIPHEGFSDIDVGEWEGVQIEAVKRNYPDFLSAWQRDPASFTFPGGESLCAVMERAVASLEEVASRREHDAAGRDRDAAIAVVSHRVVNKLLLLWALGAGPEGFWRIRQDTCCINLVEMTPMGPVVHTVNDRHHLEGIGASKEEKAARRNVFRCAQPPPEKPPADF; this comes from the coding sequence ATGAGAGTATATGTGGTTCGTCACGGCGAGACGGGATGGAATCGGGAAGAGGTCTTCAGAGGCAGGGCCGATATACCCCTGGACGATACCGGCCTAGCCCAGGCGGAGGCGACAGGCAGAGCGCTTGCGTCCGTGGGCCTCACAGCCGTGTACTCCAGCCCGCTTTCCCGCGCCCTCCAGACTGCGGAGGCCATAGCGTCCTTCCACGGCCTGGATGTCATCCCACATGAAGGCTTTTCCGACATAGACGTCGGTGAATGGGAAGGTGTACAGATCGAGGCGGTGAAGAGGAATTACCCTGACTTCCTCTCAGCGTGGCAGCGCGACCCCGCGAGCTTCACCTTCCCCGGTGGAGAGAGTCTTTGCGCTGTGATGGAGCGCGCGGTGGCTTCACTGGAGGAGGTCGCCTCCAGACGGGAACATGATGCCGCCGGGCGGGACCGCGACGCCGCCATCGCAGTCGTGTCCCACCGCGTCGTAAACAAGCTGCTGTTGCTCTGGGCTCTGGGCGCCGGCCCCGAAGGGTTCTGGAGGATCCGCCAGGATACATGCTGCATCAACTTGGTGGAAATGACCCCGATGGGCCCGGTTGTGCACACCGTGAACGATAGGCATCATCTTGAGGGCATAGGGGCCTCGAAAGAGGAGAAGGCTGCGCGCAGGAACGTATTCAGATGCGCACAGCCTCCGCCGGAGAAACCCCCTGCTGACTTCTAG
- a CDS encoding ABC transporter permease produces the protein MLRRIKSLLAKDVLFTMKENIMIYLILFPLIAATLLRVFLPSMEAMDMEFAVDSSVPADIVAALEDYAIVSRYPDIGSLERRVLEFDDVPGINLGQSGFRVILEGNEESYIRELPGTILDYVTDGESLVRADIRTIGTATSFAREYSAIFLVLTCVLIGGVGIGFSVIDDRQSRVLRALAVSPAGTMEYVLAKSRLGLHTCGCPIGRGDFHPGGPIGGGLLETRCRRRGFPWIGCALRLPDRVRRGKPDRSDRGSQDTDSALYRHPGGFNLHPDASNVARVPVSELRGV, from the coding sequence ATGCTTCGGCGCATAAAAAGCCTGCTTGCGAAGGACGTCTTGTTCACGATGAAGGAGAACATCATGATCTACCTGATCTTGTTCCCTTTGATCGCGGCGACGCTGCTTCGGGTCTTCCTTCCGTCCATGGAGGCCATGGATATGGAGTTCGCGGTGGACTCGTCGGTGCCAGCGGACATTGTGGCGGCGCTTGAGGACTATGCGATAGTGAGCCGGTACCCAGACATCGGATCACTGGAGAGGCGGGTCCTCGAGTTCGACGACGTGCCGGGGATAAACCTGGGCCAATCTGGATTCCGGGTGATCCTCGAGGGGAACGAGGAAAGCTACATCCGCGAACTTCCCGGGACGATCCTGGATTACGTGACCGACGGAGAAAGCCTGGTCAGGGCGGATATCAGGACCATCGGCACCGCGACGTCGTTTGCCCGTGAATACTCTGCGATCTTTCTGGTCCTGACGTGTGTGCTAATCGGGGGCGTAGGGATTGGGTTCAGCGTCATCGACGACAGGCAATCCAGAGTCCTCAGGGCGCTCGCGGTGAGCCCCGCAGGCACAATGGAGTATGTTCTCGCGAAAAGCCGCCTTGGGCTCCATACTTGCGGTTGTCCTATCGGTCGCGGCGACTTTCATCCTGGTGGGCCCATTGGGGGTGGACTACTGGAGACTCGCTGTCGGCGCCGTGGCTTCCCTTGGATTGGCTGTGCTCTTCGGCTTCCTGATCGGGTCCGCCGCGGCAAGCCAGATCGGAGCGATCGCGGTTCTCAAGATACTGATAGTGCCCTTTATCGGCATCCCGGCGGCTTCAATCTTCATCCCGACGCGTCTAATGTGGCTCGTGTACCCGTTTCCGAACTACGGGGCGTTTGA